A window of the Thalassoglobus sp. JC818 genome harbors these coding sequences:
- a CDS encoding L,D-transpeptidase family protein, translated as MYEYQQQKHPLQTFQFWFLILICVCGVAAWQSGMLTDRTEEAAVARQVINIPDEPMPPIPGSKIDRAPASNSNIRVAAAPEQAERETQAVDLSVPEAPAQTEEQGSSAPTRHQLDENQSTTDLRSEAPEVVTLSFDQVVEDDSNESGIQQVAAVVTASLTEGHRATFLQQHQVAESPDRIRENGIEEASEVEEVHELQPAQPQLKAVPLDLESIDIMVAEGREVEALRQLSIWYWKEPSSRPQISDRLTVLSRRVYFHKQPHYIEPYEVTFGDSLEAIARQYQVPPEYLSRINQISPDRIRAGQKLKVNQGPFEVVVDLSDYELTVHAQGYFVVRMPVGIGRDGLTPTGSYRVTDKVVEPVYQGQNRSASSNVSSSSDGKFWIAFNDEQDSLNGIGFHGTINHESIGKAESNGSIRVHDQHIQDLFNLLTVGSKVVVRP; from the coding sequence ATGTATGAGTATCAACAACAAAAACATCCGCTTCAGACCTTTCAGTTCTGGTTCCTGATTCTCATCTGTGTCTGCGGAGTTGCCGCCTGGCAATCCGGGATGCTGACCGACCGAACTGAAGAAGCCGCAGTCGCTCGTCAAGTCATCAATATTCCTGACGAGCCGATGCCTCCGATCCCCGGCAGCAAGATTGACCGCGCACCTGCGTCGAACTCAAACATTCGCGTTGCTGCAGCACCTGAGCAAGCGGAGAGAGAAACACAAGCGGTCGATCTCTCCGTTCCGGAAGCTCCTGCACAAACTGAGGAGCAGGGTTCTTCCGCGCCGACGCGTCATCAGTTGGACGAAAATCAATCGACGACCGATCTGCGATCAGAAGCTCCTGAAGTTGTTACGCTCTCGTTCGATCAAGTTGTTGAGGATGATTCCAACGAATCTGGAATTCAGCAGGTGGCAGCAGTCGTCACTGCTTCTCTTACAGAAGGGCACAGAGCGACTTTTCTTCAACAACACCAAGTCGCGGAATCGCCCGATCGCATTCGTGAAAACGGAATTGAAGAAGCGAGTGAAGTCGAAGAAGTCCACGAATTGCAGCCCGCTCAACCTCAGCTGAAAGCAGTTCCGCTCGATCTCGAATCGATCGATATCATGGTCGCTGAGGGACGAGAAGTTGAGGCACTTCGACAGCTTTCCATTTGGTACTGGAAAGAGCCGAGTTCTCGCCCGCAGATTTCTGACCGATTGACGGTCCTTTCGCGACGAGTTTATTTTCATAAGCAGCCGCATTACATCGAACCGTATGAAGTTACCTTTGGAGACAGCCTCGAAGCAATCGCGAGGCAGTATCAAGTTCCGCCTGAGTATCTGTCCCGGATCAATCAGATCTCTCCGGACCGAATCCGCGCCGGACAAAAGCTCAAAGTCAATCAGGGACCATTTGAAGTTGTCGTAGATTTGAGTGACTACGAACTGACAGTCCACGCACAAGGCTACTTCGTTGTCCGAATGCCCGTCGGAATCGGACGCGATGGATTGACTCCAACTGGCAGCTATCGTGTCACTGACAAAGTGGTCGAGCCGGTCTACCAAGGACAGAACAGAAGTGCTTCCAGCAACGTTTCCTCAAGCTCTGATGGAAAATTCTGGATTGCTTTCAACGATGAACAAGACTCACTCAACGGTATCGGCTTTCACGGAACGATCAATCACGAGTCGATCGGGAAAGCAGAATCGAACGGATCGATTCGCGTGCATGATCAACACATCCAAGACCTGTTCAACCTTTTGACTGTCGGATCGAAAGTCGTCGTTCGTCCCTGA
- a CDS encoding DUF3524 domain-containing protein has product MTKGKQLKILALNPFHGGSHRAFLDGWRERSRHQFTVLTLPPTHWKWRMRHAAASFAFEVNALQDRDWDIVFATDMCNLSEFKGLVRKDVAELPSVIYFHENQFSYPSRGDADSIQRDLHFAMTNLVSVLSADAVWFNSDFHRQTLFSEIDSFLKSAPRLAPADDARWQQSLNSCQVASEVHSPGIDPIALQTANEGPIRILWAARWEHDKNPQQFFEAIDLLKAVGVEFRLSVVGESFREVPQCFEEAAKRFSDHIDHWGYAKSAEEYRGILASADLIVSTAIHEFFGIAVVEAMSAGCLPVFPDRLSYPELVNRDTTYLYDGTTQALADTIKAWSELQTSDPGQFRSRQAEASELASRFAWHIRAEEMDDRLEQIVDG; this is encoded by the coding sequence TTGACCAAGGGAAAGCAGCTAAAGATCCTGGCACTGAACCCATTTCATGGTGGGAGTCATCGTGCTTTTCTTGACGGTTGGAGAGAGCGAAGCCGCCATCAATTTACAGTTCTGACGCTTCCTCCGACTCATTGGAAATGGAGAATGCGGCACGCTGCTGCTTCGTTTGCATTCGAAGTCAATGCTCTCCAAGACCGAGACTGGGACATCGTCTTTGCCACAGACATGTGCAACTTGTCCGAATTTAAAGGTTTGGTTCGCAAAGACGTCGCTGAGCTTCCTTCAGTCATTTATTTCCATGAAAACCAGTTCTCGTACCCATCGCGAGGGGATGCGGATTCCATTCAGCGCGACTTGCATTTCGCGATGACGAATCTCGTCTCTGTTCTCTCTGCAGATGCCGTCTGGTTCAACTCAGACTTCCACCGGCAAACTTTGTTCTCCGAGATCGATTCATTTCTCAAGAGTGCTCCGCGACTGGCACCTGCTGACGATGCAAGATGGCAGCAGTCACTGAACTCTTGCCAAGTCGCTTCGGAAGTTCACTCGCCGGGAATTGATCCAATCGCATTGCAAACAGCCAACGAGGGGCCGATTCGGATTCTCTGGGCTGCGCGCTGGGAACATGACAAGAACCCGCAGCAGTTTTTCGAAGCGATCGATCTGCTGAAAGCCGTCGGTGTCGAATTTCGCTTGAGCGTTGTCGGAGAGTCTTTTCGCGAAGTTCCGCAGTGCTTTGAAGAGGCAGCGAAGCGGTTTTCAGATCACATCGATCACTGGGGATATGCCAAATCCGCCGAAGAGTATCGAGGAATTCTGGCGTCTGCTGATCTTATCGTCTCCACAGCGATTCATGAGTTCTTTGGAATCGCAGTCGTCGAAGCGATGTCGGCGGGTTGCTTGCCGGTCTTTCCCGATCGATTGTCGTACCCGGAACTGGTCAATCGAGACACAACGTATTTGTACGACGGAACCACCCAGGCGCTGGCTGATACAATCAAAGCTTGGTCTGAATTGCAAACATCAGACCCAGGCCAGTTTCGTTCACGACAGGCTGAAGCGAGTGAACTTGCCTCCCGGTTCGCTTGGCATATTCGAGCAGAGGAAATGGACGATCGCCTTGAGCAAATTGTCGACGGTTAG
- a CDS encoding glycosyltransferase family 4 protein, producing MHPHSMRIALLFEYSTINGGENSILAVVDEVQRADTEFVAILIQPGPLEQQLRDRDIPVHRIDEAADSRTKLTNDGLLSHIRDVIRHEKVDLIHANSMMMSRRLGQIASELPVPTAGHIRDIMNVSQATIRDLSLNQSLIAVSSAVREHWRTKGIPEQQIRTIYNGINFDQFEHEESSNRFRQRYHLPEDVFLVAVIGQICLRKGQDEAVEAFSRIGRRYPNVHFLLVGKRHSQKRETIDFDERLDQIVKEAGLSDRFHRLGFCDEIPQLLNEIDLLVHPARQEPLGRVLLEAAASGVPIVATRVGGTEEILTHNQSALLVDPGNVDQLTEALAQLYEDSELRIQLQSAAQQSVRERFDITLRAAETVQFWKDVLHHSREFN from the coding sequence ATGCATCCCCACTCCATGCGCATCGCACTTCTTTTCGAATACTCCACGATCAACGGCGGCGAAAACTCTATCCTGGCTGTCGTTGATGAAGTTCAGCGAGCAGATACAGAGTTCGTCGCGATTCTCATTCAGCCCGGTCCGCTGGAGCAGCAGCTTCGAGACCGGGACATCCCCGTCCATCGAATTGACGAGGCAGCTGATTCACGAACGAAACTCACCAATGATGGGCTACTGAGTCACATTCGTGATGTCATTCGTCATGAGAAAGTTGACCTGATCCATGCCAACAGCATGATGATGAGTCGCCGCCTCGGTCAGATTGCGAGCGAACTCCCGGTCCCGACAGCTGGTCACATTCGCGACATCATGAATGTCTCTCAAGCAACGATTCGCGATCTCTCACTCAACCAGTCTCTCATTGCGGTTTCAAGTGCTGTTCGTGAGCACTGGCGAACAAAAGGGATTCCAGAACAGCAAATTCGAACAATCTATAACGGAATCAACTTCGACCAGTTTGAGCACGAAGAATCTTCGAATAGATTTCGACAACGATACCATCTCCCGGAAGATGTCTTTCTCGTCGCTGTGATCGGTCAGATCTGCCTTCGAAAAGGACAGGACGAAGCAGTCGAAGCCTTTTCACGAATTGGCCGTCGATACCCGAACGTACACTTCCTGCTCGTCGGTAAACGTCACTCGCAGAAACGTGAAACGATCGACTTCGATGAGCGTCTCGATCAGATCGTCAAAGAAGCTGGCTTGTCCGATCGATTCCACCGACTCGGATTCTGTGACGAGATCCCGCAACTACTCAATGAAATTGACCTGCTGGTTCACCCTGCCCGGCAAGAACCACTCGGACGTGTCCTGCTTGAGGCAGCAGCGAGTGGAGTTCCCATCGTTGCAACTCGTGTGGGAGGGACAGAAGAAATCCTGACACACAATCAGTCAGCGCTTCTCGTCGATCCTGGAAACGTCGATCAACTCACAGAAGCGTTGGCTCAACTTTACGAAGACTCCGAACTTCGAATCCAACTCCAGTCAGCCGCTCAGCAGTCAGTCCGAGAACGGTTCGATATCACGCTTCGTGCTGCTGAAACTGTTCAATTCTGGAAGGACGTCCTCCACCATTCGCGAGAGTTCAATTGA
- the glnD gene encoding [protein-PII] uridylyltransferase, whose amino-acid sequence MSPGTPPTFQQIDALKKRVIEIRDKAQSLFDSGAQGLQIAGFLSESFDDFLVNLADNKLKEFPEEIQRKLLQDGAIVAIGGTGRGDMAPYSDIDLLFLHERGTDPAFFEFVAQYVQSCWDAKIQIGNSTRDITTCLAFARQDPQIATPLVEARWLWGNERLIEKLQTQFKQRVLFSRRKKFIDDCIAAREVGWSEYGPPAQELEPDIKTSSGGLRDLHLIRWIGFARYGVKDIDSLRLKGAITKSDARRLKAAWEFLTRLRIDLHLSAGKEHDRLTRDEQLRIADERNYDSQNGQRPVEIFMQEYFHHSSELAAITRRFVAMERPRSIAERTRDIVVGHRAEGMFFVSSDRIEVADRHMKSVCGSLESMLHLYKAAALYNVLPSPKVAEAIKKNLPESPAELSPRAAKTMVEIFQCTSALGPILRSMFQTRLLDVVIPQVTHIRNLLQFNQYHHFTVDEHTLRAIENATRFERNDGPAGIAYQEIRHKEVLHLAVLLHDIGKGMNTDHSVIGAEIAIDVGKRLHMPDYQIEQMSLLVRQHLVMADLAFRRDITDQQLILNFSREIGSPDVLKMLYTLTIADVSAVGPGTWNTWKENLLTELYDRCLVILSGKRYSYHEQQRIAAVKESVRTILQDRKVSSDAAGRISQLLTGFSAYYLTCTPAQQIADDLQVIVSLDDERVEVIASWDAATGSMEYRVMTANDTIQADCFHKMTGVLTAKRLAIISADINTTTNGVVVDSFRVIDSDFDGEPPRSRVAEVAQLLRKVLWKEITVEELFRMNRRFGASPPSEPASGLTDRVNIDNDSSDSRTIIDVFAADRPGLLYTLTRALYQMDVSINMAKISTHFDQIVDVFYVQEQNRTRLRGEERLRQVREGLMEAVHNFRQQDYRQFEKPSK is encoded by the coding sequence ATGTCGCCAGGGACACCTCCTACCTTTCAGCAGATTGACGCTCTCAAGAAGCGGGTCATTGAAATCCGGGACAAGGCTCAATCGCTTTTTGATTCAGGAGCACAAGGTCTGCAGATTGCGGGCTTCCTCAGCGAGTCGTTCGATGACTTTCTCGTGAATCTCGCGGATAACAAACTCAAAGAATTCCCTGAAGAGATTCAGCGAAAGCTTCTCCAGGATGGAGCCATCGTCGCGATTGGGGGAACGGGCCGCGGAGACATGGCCCCGTACTCCGACATCGATTTGCTCTTCCTGCACGAGCGAGGAACAGATCCCGCGTTCTTCGAATTCGTCGCTCAGTACGTGCAGAGTTGCTGGGACGCCAAGATTCAAATCGGGAATTCCACACGCGACATAACGACCTGTCTCGCATTTGCCCGACAAGATCCCCAGATCGCTACCCCACTTGTCGAAGCCCGTTGGTTGTGGGGAAACGAACGGCTCATCGAAAAGCTGCAAACTCAGTTCAAACAGCGAGTCTTGTTCTCGCGTCGCAAGAAGTTCATCGACGATTGCATCGCTGCCCGGGAAGTCGGTTGGTCGGAATACGGACCGCCCGCCCAGGAACTGGAGCCGGACATCAAGACGTCTTCCGGTGGCTTACGTGATCTTCATCTGATTCGATGGATCGGGTTCGCCCGTTATGGCGTCAAAGACATCGACTCTCTTCGACTCAAAGGGGCCATCACCAAGTCCGATGCCAGACGATTGAAAGCCGCCTGGGAATTTCTCACCCGACTGCGAATCGACCTTCATCTCTCCGCTGGCAAGGAACACGATCGACTCACCAGAGATGAACAACTTCGCATCGCTGACGAGCGGAACTACGACTCTCAGAACGGTCAACGACCGGTCGAGATTTTCATGCAGGAATACTTCCACCACAGCTCAGAGCTAGCAGCGATCACTCGACGGTTTGTGGCAATGGAACGTCCTCGTTCAATTGCCGAGAGAACGCGAGATATCGTCGTCGGCCATCGTGCAGAAGGGATGTTTTTCGTCAGCTCCGATCGAATCGAAGTCGCCGACCGGCACATGAAATCCGTCTGTGGAAGCCTGGAGTCGATGCTCCACCTCTACAAAGCGGCCGCACTTTATAATGTGCTCCCCTCTCCCAAAGTTGCAGAAGCAATTAAAAAGAATCTTCCAGAGTCGCCCGCAGAACTCTCACCTCGGGCTGCGAAAACGATGGTCGAGATCTTTCAATGTACGTCCGCACTGGGGCCCATCCTGCGGAGCATGTTTCAAACGCGACTGCTCGATGTCGTCATCCCGCAAGTCACACATATCCGCAATCTCCTGCAGTTCAATCAGTATCATCACTTCACCGTTGATGAACACACACTACGCGCCATCGAAAACGCAACTCGCTTCGAGCGCAACGACGGCCCTGCCGGAATTGCTTATCAGGAAATCCGTCATAAAGAAGTGCTGCATCTCGCAGTTCTTCTTCACGACATCGGAAAAGGGATGAACACCGATCACAGCGTGATCGGTGCAGAAATTGCGATCGACGTCGGCAAGCGGCTTCACATGCCCGACTATCAAATCGAACAGATGTCTTTGCTCGTGCGGCAACATCTCGTGATGGCTGACCTCGCATTCCGCCGCGACATTACAGACCAACAGTTAATCTTAAATTTCAGCCGGGAGATTGGATCTCCCGATGTCCTAAAGATGCTCTATACATTAACAATCGCTGACGTCTCAGCAGTCGGTCCGGGGACGTGGAACACGTGGAAAGAGAATCTCCTCACAGAACTTTATGATCGTTGCCTCGTGATCTTAAGTGGCAAACGGTACTCGTACCACGAGCAACAGCGAATCGCAGCAGTTAAAGAATCAGTGCGAACCATTCTTCAGGACCGCAAAGTCAGCTCCGATGCAGCTGGTCGCATCAGCCAACTGCTCACCGGATTCTCGGCTTATTACCTTACCTGCACCCCCGCTCAGCAAATCGCGGATGACCTTCAGGTGATTGTCAGTCTGGATGACGAACGAGTCGAGGTGATCGCCAGTTGGGACGCGGCCACGGGCTCGATGGAATATCGAGTGATGACCGCGAACGACACGATTCAAGCGGACTGCTTCCACAAGATGACGGGAGTCCTCACTGCGAAACGTCTCGCAATCATCTCCGCAGACATTAACACAACAACAAACGGTGTCGTGGTCGACAGCTTCCGCGTGATCGATTCCGACTTCGACGGAGAACCACCTCGAAGCCGGGTCGCTGAGGTTGCTCAACTATTGCGTAAAGTCCTCTGGAAAGAGATTACCGTGGAAGAACTCTTCCGCATGAACCGTCGATTCGGAGCCTCTCCCCCATCGGAACCTGCCTCCGGACTGACCGACCGAGTCAACATCGACAACGACTCTTCCGACTCCCGAACGATTATTGACGTCTTCGCAGCAGACCGCCCTGGGCTGTTATACACCTTAACTCGGGCGCTCTATCAAATGGATGTTTCTATTAACATGGCGAAGATCTCGACCCACTTCGATCAGATTGTGGATGTCTTCTACGTTCAGGAACAAAACCGGACGCGCCTGCGAGGAGAAGAGAGGCTTCGCCAAGTGCGGGAAGGCCTCATGGAAGCAGTCCACAACTTTCGGCAGCAGGACTATCGACAGTTCGAAAAACCTTCGAAGTAG
- a CDS encoding SET domain-containing protein — protein sequence MAARFEHSELIEIKKSPKRGRGVFAKKSIKKGEIIERVPVLIVTWDEIADSELADYAFTLTEKKVGIALGYGSMYNHSYKPNARYDDEGRQTKVFSAIKNIKQGEEITVNYNGDPENQEELDFDVV from the coding sequence ATGGCGGCACGTTTTGAACATTCTGAACTGATCGAGATCAAGAAATCGCCGAAGCGGGGACGCGGAGTTTTCGCCAAGAAATCGATCAAAAAGGGCGAGATCATCGAGCGAGTTCCCGTTCTGATCGTCACATGGGACGAAATCGCAGACTCCGAGCTTGCGGATTACGCATTCACCCTGACTGAGAAGAAAGTCGGCATCGCGCTCGGGTACGGTTCGATGTACAACCACAGCTACAAGCCGAACGCTCGGTATGACGACGAAGGACGGCAGACGAAAGTCTTTTCGGCGATCAAAAACATCAAGCAGGGCGAAGAAATCACCGTCAACTACAACGGCGACCCGGAGAATCAGGAAGAGCTCGATTTCGACGTTGTGTAG
- a CDS encoding trypsin-like peptidase domain-containing protein, translated as MRTRIDILFILVCMAFTTTSMSSLFGQDALTVPQQKPGTTQNAQPPANLSSPEVLVRDRQKNAIGVAPDFYGTDGLTPDEAINVAVYENCNRSVVNISTLGLRSDRFFMRSTEEGNGSGAVIDAKGHILTNFHVIERAQHVNVTLYNEETYPATLVGADPVNDIAVIKIEAPAEELFPVSMGDSSTLRVGMRVFALGNPFGLERTMSQGMISSLNRTLEVQRNWIIKSIIQIDAAINPGNSGGPLIDTHGRLVGMNTAIASRVEQSAGIGFAIPVNLIRRVVPELIKHGRVIRGEIGITHVTVTDQGLRVSRLTEGGPAEKAGVRGPAVSRRGPVILVDRSAADVIIAVNQQPVATAAEFLGLIESKKPGDVVTLTILRNKSIHEIAVTLGGDVRNTDGFGI; from the coding sequence ATGAGAACACGTATCGACATTCTTTTCATCCTGGTTTGCATGGCGTTCACAACGACCTCGATGTCCTCCCTCTTCGGTCAGGATGCGCTCACTGTTCCGCAGCAAAAACCGGGGACAACGCAGAACGCTCAGCCTCCAGCGAATTTGTCTTCGCCGGAAGTTCTTGTTCGAGACCGTCAAAAGAACGCAATCGGCGTCGCACCTGACTTCTACGGAACTGACGGGCTGACACCGGACGAAGCCATCAACGTCGCAGTTTATGAGAACTGCAATCGCAGCGTCGTCAACATCTCAACACTCGGTCTCCGCTCGGATCGCTTCTTCATGAGATCGACGGAAGAAGGAAATGGTTCCGGGGCTGTGATCGACGCAAAGGGACATATTCTGACTAACTTTCACGTCATCGAGCGTGCCCAGCATGTCAACGTCACCCTGTACAACGAGGAAACTTACCCCGCCACACTCGTCGGCGCTGACCCCGTCAACGACATCGCCGTCATCAAAATCGAAGCTCCTGCTGAGGAACTGTTTCCAGTTTCGATGGGAGACTCAAGCACTTTGAGAGTGGGAATGCGAGTCTTTGCTCTCGGAAACCCCTTCGGTCTTGAACGGACAATGAGCCAGGGCATGATTTCCAGCTTGAATCGAACACTCGAAGTGCAGCGCAACTGGATTATCAAGTCGATCATTCAGATTGATGCTGCCATCAACCCAGGCAACTCAGGCGGTCCGCTCATCGACACTCACGGTCGACTCGTCGGAATGAACACCGCCATCGCAAGTCGTGTCGAACAAAGCGCAGGAATTGGATTCGCCATTCCGGTCAATTTGATTCGCCGGGTGGTCCCTGAATTGATCAAGCACGGCCGCGTGATTCGAGGTGAGATTGGAATCACTCACGTGACCGTCACCGATCAAGGTTTACGTGTCTCACGCCTCACAGAAGGTGGCCCCGCAGAGAAAGCAGGAGTCCGAGGTCCAGCGGTTTCTCGCAGAGGACCTGTGATTCTGGTCGATCGATCCGCAGCTGATGTCATTATCGCAGTGAATCAGCAACCAGTCGCCACCGCTGCCGAGTTTCTCGGATTGATCGAGAGCAAGAAGCCGGGTGATGTCGTGACGCTAACGATCCTCCGCAACAAATCGATTCACGAAATCGCAGTGACACTCGGAGGAGATGTCCGCAACACAGACGGCTTTGGGATCTAA
- the glgB gene encoding 1,4-alpha-glucan branching protein GlgB, translating to MNCTAYDWLGAHIIDDGQTSGTRFAVWAPNAQEVCVLSDRNGWKHGAFYLNSSDSGIWSGFVPGMESGEAYKYSLRLQSGQIIEKSDPYAFYAEIPPKTASIIYDLDTYQWSDESWMNERRQKNWFSAPINVYEVHLGSWKRPGDDRKYFSYRELADRLIEYASDMGFTHLQLMPITEFPFDGSWGYQSTGYFAPTSRYGTPIDFMSFVNRCHQAGIGVLIDWVPGHFPTDGHGLGQFDGTSLYEHQDSRLGFHPDWNTYIFNYGRTEVRDFLLSSARFWCEKYHVDGLRVDAVASMLYLDYSREDGEWIPNKYGGRENLEAIQFLKDFNTSLHGEFPGILTIAEESTAWPAVSRPVYDGGLGFSLKWDMGWMNDTLKYMQLDPIHRRHHQNQLSFRSLYGFTENFMLPLSHDEVVHGKRSLISQMPGDQWQQFANLRLLLGYQGTTPGKKLLFMGGEFGQWTEWNHDTQLDWALLEFDTHGGVKRFVHDLNHLVIKHPALHELDHQPEGFSWIQADDAANSVFVFARYSSEGQEALIVVMNMTPVPREGYRVGVPRSGFYKELLNSDAKLYGGTDVGNGGGVESEAVSMHGMADSIQLTLPPLGMLIMRAEPTRKEAAKPKKA from the coding sequence ATGAACTGTACAGCGTACGATTGGCTTGGAGCCCACATCATTGATGATGGTCAGACATCCGGCACCCGCTTCGCGGTCTGGGCACCGAACGCTCAGGAAGTCTGCGTCCTCAGTGATCGAAACGGATGGAAACACGGCGCTTTCTATTTGAATTCGAGCGACTCGGGCATCTGGAGCGGATTCGTTCCGGGCATGGAATCGGGAGAAGCCTACAAGTACAGCCTGCGCCTGCAATCCGGGCAGATTATTGAGAAGTCCGATCCATACGCGTTCTATGCAGAAATCCCTCCCAAGACAGCTTCCATCATCTACGACCTCGATACATATCAGTGGAGCGATGAGTCATGGATGAACGAACGCCGCCAGAAGAACTGGTTCTCCGCCCCAATCAATGTCTATGAAGTCCACTTGGGCTCATGGAAGCGACCCGGCGATGATCGAAAGTACTTCAGCTACCGAGAACTCGCTGACCGATTGATTGAATATGCGTCCGACATGGGCTTCACGCATCTGCAGTTGATGCCCATCACAGAGTTCCCGTTTGATGGATCATGGGGCTATCAGTCAACCGGCTATTTCGCACCAACAAGTCGGTATGGAACGCCGATTGACTTCATGTCATTCGTGAACCGTTGCCATCAAGCTGGCATCGGAGTGTTGATCGACTGGGTTCCGGGCCACTTCCCGACCGATGGTCACGGATTAGGCCAGTTTGATGGAACTTCGCTGTACGAACACCAGGACTCCCGACTCGGATTCCATCCGGACTGGAACACCTACATTTTCAACTATGGGCGCACTGAAGTCCGTGACTTCCTGCTCTCGAGTGCTCGTTTCTGGTGTGAGAAATACCACGTCGACGGACTTCGAGTCGACGCAGTCGCATCGATGTTGTATCTCGACTATTCCCGAGAAGACGGGGAGTGGATTCCGAACAAATACGGCGGACGCGAAAACCTGGAAGCCATCCAGTTCCTCAAAGACTTTAACACCTCGCTCCACGGAGAATTCCCCGGTATTCTTACAATCGCCGAAGAATCAACCGCATGGCCAGCAGTGAGTCGCCCGGTGTACGACGGAGGGCTGGGATTCAGCCTGAAGTGGGACATGGGCTGGATGAACGACACGCTCAAGTACATGCAGCTCGACCCCATTCACCGGCGGCATCATCAGAACCAACTTTCATTCCGGTCCCTGTATGGGTTTACCGAGAACTTCATGCTGCCGCTGTCGCATGATGAAGTTGTGCATGGAAAGCGGTCTCTCATTTCTCAAATGCCGGGCGATCAATGGCAGCAGTTCGCGAACTTGCGGCTTCTTCTTGGCTATCAGGGAACGACTCCGGGCAAGAAATTGCTGTTCATGGGCGGCGAGTTTGGTCAGTGGACTGAGTGGAACCACGACACTCAACTCGACTGGGCACTTCTGGAATTCGACACGCACGGCGGCGTCAAGCGGTTCGTTCACGACTTAAATCATCTCGTGATCAAGCATCCCGCATTGCATGAACTGGATCATCAACCTGAAGGATTCTCCTGGATTCAGGCAGATGACGCAGCGAATAGCGTTTTCGTGTTCGCCCGATATTCGTCAGAAGGTCAAGAAGCTCTGATCGTCGTCATGAATATGACCCCTGTTCCGCGCGAGGGTTATCGCGTGGGAGTACCACGTTCCGGGTTCTACAAGGAACTGCTCAACAGCGACGCCAAACTTTATGGCGGGACGGATGTCGGCAACGGAGGAGGCGTTGAGTCTGAGGCAGTCTCGATGCACGGAATGGCAGACAGTATTCAACTCACCCTGCCACCTCTCGGAATGCTGATTATGCGTGCTGAACCGACTCGAAAAGAGGCTGCGAAGCCGAAAAAGGCATAA
- a CDS encoding 3-hydroxyacyl-ACP dehydratase FabZ family protein codes for MTDSDSRSLDRDGIQKLIPHRDPFLWLDKVVEMDESRIHAQKVVDEDLDVFRGHYPSFPVLPGVLQCEAAFQAGAVLIAQFMDGETEDVPVVTRLNNVQFRKMVHPGQTLDIEVTLTEQLSNAYFLQGKVSVDGKVTVRLEFACSLAKTS; via the coding sequence ATGACCGATTCAGACTCCCGAAGCCTTGACCGCGATGGAATTCAGAAGCTGATTCCTCATCGTGATCCGTTCTTATGGCTCGACAAAGTCGTCGAGATGGATGAGTCCAGGATTCATGCTCAGAAAGTCGTCGATGAGGATCTCGACGTTTTTCGGGGACACTATCCTTCGTTTCCGGTTCTCCCGGGAGTGCTTCAGTGCGAAGCAGCTTTTCAGGCTGGGGCTGTGTTGATCGCCCAATTCATGGACGGAGAGACAGAAGACGTGCCCGTTGTGACCCGCCTCAACAATGTTCAGTTTCGGAAGATGGTCCACCCCGGTCAGACGTTGGATATTGAAGTGACGCTGACCGAGCAACTCTCGAATGCCTACTTCCTGCAAGGCAAAGTTTCCGTCGACGGAAAGGTGACCGTCCGCCTGGAGTTTGCCTGTTCACTTGCCAAGACATCCTGA